A genomic window from Mesosutterella faecium includes:
- a CDS encoding TOBE domain-containing protein has translation MSENLSKTSVPPEMPPAEGGEDLNSAASLSLARSLSAVSDRRIDILRRIGETGSISEAARASGISYKAAWQALESLENLAGGKLAEKAVGGAKGGGTRLTATGRQVIRISDRLAQARAQILAGFSREDQSLAEQLHTGSLLTSMRNILPCTVEDIHHGPAQVVVYLRLDEHNVIKSSITQESAQLLGVSIGMRMLAATKATAIDIARVFPDERYENILRGTVTRCARSEKGGEVTLKLPSGLLVVGFARRGHKLSMGMAAEASVPSKAIVLGLVSAASKA, from the coding sequence ATGTCCGAAAATCTTTCCAAGACCTCCGTCCCGCCGGAAATGCCCCCTGCCGAAGGCGGCGAGGATCTGAATTCAGCCGCTTCGCTTTCGCTTGCACGCTCCCTGTCGGCTGTCAGCGACAGAAGAATCGACATCCTGAGGCGCATTGGGGAGACCGGGTCCATTTCCGAGGCGGCGCGCGCCTCAGGAATCTCCTACAAGGCGGCCTGGCAGGCGCTTGAGTCCCTGGAAAACCTCGCAGGAGGGAAGCTGGCAGAAAAGGCGGTCGGCGGCGCAAAAGGCGGCGGCACCAGACTCACAGCTACAGGCCGGCAGGTGATTCGGATCTCCGACCGCCTCGCCCAGGCCCGGGCCCAGATACTCGCCGGATTTTCCAGGGAAGACCAGTCGCTGGCCGAGCAGCTTCACACGGGCAGCCTTCTCACCAGCATGAGGAATATTCTGCCCTGCACGGTCGAGGACATCCACCACGGGCCGGCCCAGGTCGTCGTCTACCTGCGGCTCGACGAGCACAACGTCATCAAGTCCTCCATTACGCAGGAAAGCGCCCAGCTGCTGGGGGTTTCCATCGGCATGCGCATGCTCGCCGCCACAAAGGCGACGGCCATCGACATCGCAAGGGTGTTCCCCGACGAGCGCTATGAGAACATCCTCAGGGGAACGGTCACCCGCTGCGCCAGATCTGAAAAGGGCGGCGAGGTCACCCTGAAGCTGCCCAGCGGACTCCTTGTCGTCGGCTTTGCCCGCCGCGGCCACAAGCTAAGCATGGGCATGGCGGCGGAAGCATCGGTTCCCTCTAAGGCAATTGTCTTAGGACTAGTTTCTGCGGCTTCAAAAGCTTAA
- a CDS encoding 5-(carboxyamino)imidazole ribonucleotide synthase, translating to MTDSHVLLPGSWLGMMGGGQLGRMFSVEASRLGYHVAVLDPGEVSPAGEVSALRIKKSYKDREALDQMASLCPAVSTEFENVPAASLAYLAEKGCRTAPLAEAVSVSQDRNREKAFIAAAGVPVAPHAPILSESDCQEAPAELFPGILKTARLGYDGKGQVVVGKKEQLLQAYLSLGKVECILEKKLALKTECSVIVCRGLDGETATFPVFENHHLHGILAETVLPARIPDETEALARADAIRIANAMKYVGVLCIEFFVLEDGSVIANETAPRPHNSGHITIEACMTSQFEQQVRTMAGLPLGSTSLKTPGIMLNILGDAWEKAGGEPDWARVLAIPGVKLHLYGKAEPRHGRKMGHAACLGRTLDEALERAKKVARILQLPEPF from the coding sequence ATGACTGATTCACACGTCCTGCTGCCCGGCAGCTGGCTTGGCATGATGGGAGGCGGGCAGCTCGGGCGCATGTTCAGCGTGGAAGCCAGCCGCCTCGGCTACCACGTCGCAGTCCTCGATCCCGGCGAGGTCAGCCCGGCCGGTGAAGTTTCCGCGCTTCGGATTAAAAAAAGCTACAAGGACCGTGAAGCGCTGGATCAGATGGCCTCGCTGTGTCCCGCAGTCAGCACGGAGTTCGAAAACGTCCCGGCCGCCTCGCTCGCCTATCTGGCTGAAAAAGGCTGCCGCACCGCGCCTCTTGCCGAGGCGGTCTCCGTTTCTCAGGATCGGAACAGGGAAAAGGCCTTCATAGCGGCCGCCGGAGTTCCGGTCGCCCCCCACGCCCCCATCCTGTCTGAATCTGACTGCCAGGAGGCGCCGGCGGAGCTCTTTCCCGGCATTCTGAAGACAGCCAGGCTCGGCTATGACGGAAAGGGGCAGGTCGTCGTCGGCAAAAAGGAACAGCTTCTACAGGCGTATCTGTCGCTCGGGAAAGTGGAGTGCATTCTCGAGAAAAAGCTCGCGCTGAAGACAGAGTGCTCCGTCATTGTCTGCCGAGGGCTTGATGGAGAGACGGCCACTTTCCCTGTTTTTGAAAACCACCATCTGCACGGGATTCTTGCCGAAACGGTTCTCCCCGCGAGAATTCCCGATGAAACTGAGGCCCTCGCAAGAGCGGACGCCATCCGGATTGCCAACGCGATGAAGTACGTCGGCGTTCTCTGCATCGAGTTCTTCGTGCTCGAGGACGGCTCCGTCATCGCCAACGAAACGGCGCCGAGGCCTCACAATTCAGGGCACATCACCATCGAAGCGTGCATGACGAGCCAGTTCGAGCAGCAGGTGAGAACCATGGCGGGGCTGCCCCTCGGCAGCACTTCGCTTAAAACGCCCGGCATCATGCTCAACATTTTGGGCGACGCCTGGGAAAAAGCTGGCGGCGAGCCCGACTGGGCACGCGTCCTCGCCATCCCGGGCGTGAAGCTGCACCTCTACGGCAAGGCAGAGCCCCGGCATGGCCGGAAAATGGGGCACGCCGCCTGCCTGGGCAGAACGCTGGACGAGGCGCTTGAGCGGGCAAAAAAGGTGGCCCGCATCCTGCAGCTACCAGAACCGTTCTGA
- the modA gene encoding molybdate ABC transporter substrate-binding protein encodes MQKLCAAVAAAVVLAVALPAQAEEIHVAVAANFTAPATDLAPVFEKQTGNKVKLSFGSTGAFYAQIKNGAPFDILLAADAKTPAKIEAEGLGVKGSSFTYAQGKLVFWSSDASRVDAAGKAVKEMKFDKCAVADPRLAPYGEAAYQTLEALHLLDQYKPKFVTGNNIGKTFQFVKTGNAQVGFVALSQVYKNGKMTSGSGWIVPAQYYKPIKQDAVLLKHGEKSAAAKKFMQFLRSHEANKVKLHYGYAVK; translated from the coding sequence ATGCAGAAGCTTTGCGCCGCCGTCGCCGCGGCTGTCGTCCTCGCAGTGGCTCTTCCCGCTCAGGCCGAAGAGATCCATGTGGCCGTTGCCGCCAACTTCACTGCCCCGGCAACGGATCTTGCTCCGGTGTTCGAGAAACAGACCGGCAACAAGGTGAAGCTCTCCTTTGGCAGCACCGGGGCTTTTTACGCCCAGATTAAGAACGGTGCTCCGTTTGACATCCTGCTGGCTGCCGATGCCAAGACTCCGGCTAAGATCGAGGCTGAAGGGCTGGGCGTCAAGGGCTCCTCCTTTACCTATGCCCAGGGCAAGCTCGTCTTCTGGTCTTCCGACGCTTCCCGGGTGGATGCCGCCGGCAAGGCTGTGAAGGAAATGAAGTTTGACAAGTGCGCCGTGGCCGATCCGCGGCTCGCCCCCTATGGCGAGGCTGCCTACCAGACCCTCGAGGCCCTTCACCTGCTCGACCAGTACAAGCCGAAATTCGTGACCGGCAACAACATCGGCAAAACCTTCCAGTTCGTGAAGACCGGCAACGCCCAGGTGGGCTTTGTCGCACTTTCCCAGGTCTATAAGAACGGGAAGATGACCTCGGGCTCCGGCTGGATCGTCCCCGCTCAGTACTACAAGCCGATCAAGCAGGATGCCGTGCTGCTCAAGCACGGCGAGAAGAGCGCGGCGGCCAAGAAGTTCATGCAGTTCCTGCGCTCCCATGAAGCCAATAAGGTGAAGCTCCACTACGGCTACGCCGTCAAGTAA
- a CDS encoding DUF72 domain-containing protein has translation MAGFDLFEEEQDAVPIAPEPPSESMRRAARIIPRSVHLGSSSWAFPGWKGIVWSRFSSTRNLAQEGLRAYSANPILTTAGVDRAYYRPLPMLQYARFAGQVPDNFRFLVKAPAAVTDCMKRGAGGRPLGENPFYLNDRKAAEEFVLPVLEGLGGKAGPLVFEFSALPRGWLRDPQDRVRQIERLGEFLSRLPPISERSPDAFYAVEIRTPAIYTPRFLNVLRESGARLVIGLHPSMPDIARQTNALFALDRIGESGPPAGLKGPLVVRWSLALGDRFDDARQRFEPFSSIQRPDPVTREGIVSLILSALRGRQNSFVVANNKAEGCAPLSMFSLAERLAERISEERDRQGGAAG, from the coding sequence ATGGCGGGTTTTGATCTGTTCGAGGAGGAGCAGGACGCAGTCCCCATTGCGCCTGAGCCGCCCTCCGAGTCTATGAGGCGCGCGGCGAGGATTATTCCCCGTTCGGTGCATCTGGGCTCGTCCTCCTGGGCCTTCCCCGGCTGGAAAGGCATCGTCTGGAGCCGTTTCAGCAGCACCCGGAATCTGGCTCAGGAAGGGCTGAGGGCCTACAGCGCCAACCCCATTTTGACCACGGCCGGCGTCGACCGGGCCTACTACAGGCCGCTGCCCATGCTTCAGTACGCCCGCTTTGCCGGGCAGGTTCCGGATAATTTCAGGTTTCTGGTGAAGGCGCCGGCTGCCGTGACCGACTGCATGAAGCGCGGAGCGGGCGGCAGGCCTCTGGGAGAAAATCCGTTTTACCTGAATGACAGGAAGGCCGCCGAAGAGTTTGTGCTGCCGGTTCTCGAAGGGCTGGGCGGCAAGGCGGGCCCGCTGGTTTTCGAGTTTTCTGCTTTGCCCCGCGGGTGGCTCAGGGATCCGCAGGACCGGGTCCGCCAGATCGAGCGCCTGGGAGAGTTTCTCTCCAGGCTGCCGCCGATTTCCGAGCGCTCGCCCGATGCCTTCTACGCCGTCGAGATCAGGACGCCCGCCATTTATACGCCTCGGTTCTTAAACGTCCTGAGGGAGTCCGGGGCGCGGCTTGTCATCGGTCTGCACCCGAGCATGCCCGACATTGCCCGACAGACCAATGCGCTCTTCGCCCTGGACCGCATCGGTGAGTCCGGGCCCCCGGCGGGGCTCAAGGGTCCACTGGTGGTGCGCTGGTCTCTTGCCCTTGGGGACCGCTTTGACGACGCGAGGCAGCGTTTTGAGCCTTTTTCCAGCATCCAAAGGCCCGATCCGGTCACCAGAGAGGGCATCGTGAGTCTGATACTGTCAGCGCTGCGGGGCAGGCAGAACTCTTTTGTTGTCGCAAACAACAAGGCCGAGGGATGCGCCCCGCTTTCCATGTTTTCGCTGGCCGAAAGGCTGGCCGAGAGAATCTCAGAAGAGCGCGACCGGCAAGGCGGTGCTGCAGGCTAG
- a CDS encoding L-threonylcarbamoyladenylate synthase, translated as MTLSPEQEKAVETACEVLERGGLVAFPTETVYGLGADADNERAVGRVFEAKKRPTWHPLIVHLPDADSLSWWASSVPKEAVVLAEKFWPGPLTMVLPRARRCGPWVTGGQSSVGLRCPSHPLGHALFKAFSGPAHRGVVGPSANSFGRISPTTPQHVLDDLGLRPSGKVDYILDGGPCTVGVESTIINLSGSEPELLRYGAITREMLQEALGRPVVNPRAGSPRVSGQLKSHYAPRTPLTLVEAEKLPEAAAALNPQSCAVMAPRQILDRCPGNVVFRLEAPEDEPAYAARLYSSLHLLDASGATHILVAKPPTGSIWAAVNDRLARAGAPRGQK; from the coding sequence ATGACTCTGAGCCCTGAACAGGAAAAGGCCGTGGAGACGGCCTGCGAGGTGCTGGAACGCGGAGGGCTTGTCGCCTTCCCGACGGAAACTGTCTACGGACTGGGTGCGGACGCTGACAATGAACGCGCCGTAGGCCGTGTGTTCGAAGCGAAGAAACGACCGACCTGGCACCCTCTGATTGTTCACCTGCCCGATGCCGACAGCCTCTCCTGGTGGGCCTCGTCCGTGCCGAAGGAGGCCGTTGTTCTCGCGGAAAAATTTTGGCCGGGCCCTCTCACGATGGTCCTGCCCAGGGCCCGCAGGTGCGGCCCCTGGGTGACAGGAGGACAGTCAAGCGTAGGGCTCCGGTGCCCTTCGCACCCGCTCGGGCACGCGCTCTTCAAGGCCTTTTCTGGCCCCGCGCACCGGGGGGTCGTGGGTCCTTCGGCCAACAGCTTTGGGAGGATTTCTCCGACCACGCCGCAGCATGTCCTTGACGATCTGGGCCTCAGGCCGTCGGGCAAGGTCGACTACATCCTGGACGGGGGCCCGTGCACCGTTGGCGTCGAGTCCACCATCATCAACCTCTCGGGCAGCGAGCCCGAGCTGCTGCGCTACGGCGCGATCACGAGAGAAATGCTTCAGGAAGCGCTCGGCCGCCCGGTGGTCAACCCCCGGGCTGGCTCTCCCAGAGTCTCCGGCCAGCTCAAGAGCCACTATGCGCCACGCACCCCCCTCACGCTGGTAGAGGCCGAGAAGCTGCCCGAGGCTGCGGCCGCACTCAATCCGCAGTCCTGCGCTGTCATGGCGCCGAGGCAGATCCTGGACCGGTGTCCCGGCAATGTCGTTTTCAGGCTGGAGGCGCCCGAGGACGAACCTGCATACGCGGCCCGGCTCTACAGCAGCCTGCACCTGCTGGACGCGTCCGGCGCGACACATATCCTTGTGGCCAAGCCGCCCACAGGCTCGATCTGGGCTGCGGTCAACGACAGGCTGGCGCGGGCTGGAGCGCCACGGGGGCAGAAATGA
- the murI gene encoding glutamate racemase: MKLDYDWKNADLPIGALDSGLGGLSVLREMRRLLPHENLIFAGDCGKAPWGDRTDAWITARTEKIVRFLASRKIKALVVACNTATAAAVDTLRRELPFPIIGIEPAVKPAVALSRDGIVGVLATTRTIHSPRLQSLIRRFAGNDRVILMACPGLMDRVEAGDFHSEETRRLIESYVGPLLKQGIDTLVLGCTHYPFLADEIRRAAGEGVAIIDPSPAVARFLKKRLEENSLLSGRSAEGQVEFWCTGRADVHTSVLRRLWPGEVAMKPLDQAWPELLRD; encoded by the coding sequence ATGAAGCTTGACTACGACTGGAAAAACGCTGATCTGCCCATTGGAGCTCTGGATTCCGGCCTGGGCGGGCTTTCCGTCCTGCGGGAAATGCGCAGGCTGCTGCCACACGAGAACCTCATTTTCGCAGGCGACTGCGGCAAGGCTCCGTGGGGAGACCGTACGGACGCCTGGATCACCGCCCGTACTGAAAAAATCGTTCGCTTTCTTGCCTCAAGAAAGATCAAGGCCCTGGTCGTCGCCTGCAATACCGCGACAGCGGCCGCAGTCGACACACTCAGGCGAGAGCTGCCCTTCCCGATCATAGGGATCGAGCCCGCAGTCAAACCGGCCGTCGCGCTCTCCCGCGACGGCATAGTCGGCGTCCTTGCCACAACGAGAACCATTCACTCGCCGCGCCTGCAGAGCCTCATCAGGCGCTTTGCGGGAAATGACAGGGTCATCCTGATGGCCTGCCCCGGGCTGATGGACCGGGTGGAGGCGGGAGATTTCCACTCGGAAGAAACCCGCCGGCTCATCGAGAGCTACGTCGGCCCCCTGCTCAAGCAGGGCATCGACACGCTGGTTCTCGGATGCACACACTACCCGTTCCTGGCCGACGAGATTCGGCGCGCAGCGGGAGAAGGCGTCGCCATCATCGATCCCAGCCCCGCGGTGGCACGGTTTCTGAAGAAAAGGCTTGAGGAAAATTCTCTTTTATCAGGCCGCTCAGCCGAAGGCCAGGTTGAATTCTGGTGCACGGGCCGCGCAGATGTCCACACCAGCGTCCTTCGCAGGCTCTGGCCCGGGGAGGTCGCCATGAAGCCGCTCGACCAGGCCTGGCCGGAGCTGCTGCGGGACTAG
- the modC gene encoding molybdenum ABC transporter ATP-binding protein, giving the protein MSAQNEMGGRVALRLSRGKDFSLDVDFELLSTGITVLFGPSGCGKTTILRSVAGLERARGIVKIGDELWQDSDKGVFVPTWQRSLGYVFQEASLFPHMTARENIQFGLKFGRGGSSRDRIDEAVELLGLSKLLNHRPYELSGGEQQRVSIARALVLNPKILLMDEPLSALDWSRRQEIMPWIEKIRDELQIPVLYVTHSAEEVARLADFIILIENGVITKRGPASRLICEISAPVEIETDRVSFLHGRISGTDEKYALACVRLDSGGTLWIPSARTEPGEEVRVKIFARDVALSRTAEAASSIQNSLECTVRDIEPDVSPAQSLVDLTCGSSRLMARITRRAAENLGLEKGQKVWALIKTAALSV; this is encoded by the coding sequence ATGAGTGCTCAAAACGAAATGGGGGGGCGGGTGGCCCTCAGGCTTTCCCGCGGGAAGGATTTCTCGCTGGATGTTGATTTTGAGCTTCTGAGCACGGGCATTACGGTCCTGTTCGGCCCGTCGGGCTGCGGCAAAACCACCATTCTCAGGTCAGTGGCTGGGCTGGAGCGGGCCCGCGGAATCGTGAAGATTGGTGACGAGCTCTGGCAGGATTCCGACAAAGGCGTTTTCGTTCCGACCTGGCAGCGATCGCTCGGCTATGTCTTTCAGGAGGCGAGCCTTTTCCCGCATATGACGGCGAGGGAAAACATCCAGTTCGGTCTGAAGTTCGGCCGCGGCGGAAGCAGCCGGGACCGGATTGACGAGGCTGTGGAGCTGCTCGGGCTGTCCAAGCTGCTGAATCACCGGCCTTACGAGCTGTCCGGCGGCGAGCAGCAGCGCGTTTCCATTGCGCGGGCTCTGGTTCTCAACCCGAAAATCCTGCTGATGGATGAGCCTCTGTCGGCCCTTGACTGGTCAAGGCGCCAGGAGATCATGCCCTGGATAGAGAAAATCCGCGATGAGCTCCAGATTCCGGTTCTTTATGTGACGCATTCCGCCGAGGAAGTGGCAAGGCTCGCAGACTTCATCATTCTGATAGAAAACGGCGTCATCACGAAGCGCGGACCCGCTTCCCGCCTGATTTGCGAAATCTCGGCCCCGGTGGAAATCGAGACCGACCGCGTGAGCTTTCTGCACGGGCGTATTTCCGGCACTGACGAGAAGTACGCTCTCGCCTGCGTAAGGCTTGATTCCGGCGGAACGCTCTGGATTCCGTCGGCCCGCACCGAGCCGGGCGAAGAGGTCCGCGTGAAGATCTTTGCCCGCGATGTGGCGCTGTCGCGGACTGCGGAGGCAGCCAGCAGCATCCAGAACTCGCTTGAATGCACAGTCAGGGACATAGAGCCGGACGTAAGCCCGGCGCAAAGTCTGGTCGATCTCACCTGCGGTTCGAGCCGCCTGATGGCCAGAATCACCCGACGGGCCGCGGAAAATTTGGGCCTGGAGAAGGGGCAGAAGGTCTGGGCGCTGATTAAAACGGCGGCCCTCAGCGTCTGA
- the modB gene encoding molybdate ABC transporter permease subunit, producing MEEVLSSFTVEELYPIVVSIKLALMTTLLLLIFATPVAWWLSRGQSALRSTLSSVLTLPLVLPPSVLGFYMLIFMGPNGPLGKLTESLGIGLLTFTFPGLLIGSMVYSLPFMIQPLQTSFESLGPRPSEVASTLGVRPFTTFVKVVVPLCRPGFLTGIVLTFAHTIGEFGVVLLIGGNVPGKTQVVSTEIYSLVEAMEYGKAHVLAGGMLVFSFIVLLALAQLNRQAGRIFK from the coding sequence ATGGAGGAAGTTCTTTCGTCATTTACCGTTGAGGAGCTCTATCCGATAGTCGTCAGCATCAAGCTCGCTCTGATGACGACGCTCTTGCTCCTGATCTTCGCCACACCGGTGGCCTGGTGGCTTTCCCGCGGCCAGAGCGCCCTGCGCTCGACCCTCAGTTCGGTGCTCACGCTGCCTCTGGTCCTCCCGCCGTCTGTGCTCGGCTTTTATATGCTCATTTTCATGGGGCCGAACGGGCCGCTGGGAAAGCTCACGGAGTCGCTGGGGATTGGACTGCTCACCTTCACTTTTCCGGGGCTGCTGATCGGCTCGATGGTCTACTCGCTGCCCTTCATGATCCAGCCCCTGCAGACGTCCTTCGAGTCCCTCGGGCCGCGGCCCTCCGAGGTGGCCTCAACTCTGGGGGTTCGGCCCTTCACGACTTTTGTGAAAGTGGTGGTGCCTCTTTGCCGTCCGGGGTTCCTGACCGGGATAGTCCTTACCTTTGCGCACACGATCGGGGAGTTCGGCGTGGTGCTTTTGATCGGCGGCAACGTGCCTGGAAAGACGCAGGTCGTCTCCACCGAGATTTATTCCCTGGTCGAGGCGATGGAATACGGCAAGGCCCATGTTCTGGCCGGAGGAATGCTGGTGTTCTCCTTTATCGTGCTGCTGGCTCTGGCGCAGCTCAACAGGCAGGCGGGAAGGATCTTTAAATGA
- a CDS encoding cytochrome c3 family protein, whose protein sequence is MKNCKKGTILIGLVGAVIGLVAFGVFNSVVHWAGSTQFCGTFCHTMDYVYAAYHQGQHFKTPSGVTAGCSDCHLKYGAQHNVGGFEYIGMLAHKAQSGTHSFIGQVTGSISTFDKQKEKAPEMSKSVIQWMASTGFQNCRSCHDLSKMKNDKNPDVAAFHAVFANDKSANCLECHKTAGHNYANINTQADADAIIAGKAPAAAASAAAASEAASDAASAAASDAASSSAAAK, encoded by the coding sequence ATGAAAAACTGCAAAAAAGGCACCATCCTTATCGGCCTCGTCGGTGCTGTCATCGGTCTTGTCGCTTTCGGTGTGTTCAACTCCGTTGTCCACTGGGCCGGCTCCACCCAGTTCTGCGGCACTTTCTGCCACACCATGGATTATGTCTACGCAGCCTACCATCAGGGGCAGCACTTCAAAACCCCGTCCGGCGTAACCGCGGGCTGCTCCGACTGCCATCTGAAATACGGCGCCCAGCACAATGTCGGCGGCTTCGAGTACATTGGAATGCTCGCCCACAAGGCTCAGTCCGGCACCCATTCCTTCATCGGCCAGGTCACCGGCTCGATCTCCACGTTTGACAAACAGAAGGAAAAGGCTCCCGAGATGAGCAAGAGCGTCATCCAGTGGATGGCTTCCACCGGCTTCCAGAACTGCCGCTCCTGCCATGACCTGTCGAAGATGAAGAACGACAAGAACCCCGATGTCGCCGCCTTCCACGCTGTCTTCGCCAACGACAAGTCCGCCAACTGCCTTGAGTGCCACAAGACGGCCGGCCACAATTACGCGAACATCAACACCCAGGCTGACGCCGATGCGATCATCGCCGGCAAGGCTCCGGCTGCTGCCGCCTCCGCGGCTGCCGCCTCTGAGGCCGCCTCTGACGCCGCTTCCGCCGCAGCCTCTGATGCCGCTTCCTCTTCCGCCGCTGCCAAGTAA
- the purB gene encoding adenylosuccinate lyase, with translation MELSALTALSPLDGRYASQTDVLRNIFSEYAFMRARVRVETEWLIALSEFGLPELKNISDHGKAFLRGLAVNFSLEDCQAIKDIEKTTNHDVKAVEYWIKRQVAHDEELARASEFVHFACTSEDINNTSHAIMLKEGRAELVSFLRKIHATLADFAHQWADVPMLARTHGQHASPTTVGKEFSVFAVRLQRIIEAIENVRILAKMNGAVGNFNAHLIAYPEYDWEGFAKKVVETRLGLHFDTHTTQIQPHDYMAELFQEISRANTLFIDLDRDVWGYISLGYFHQKLKAGEVGSSTMPHKVNPIDFENSEGNLGMANAFLNHLAGKLPISRWQRDLTDSTVLRNMGVAFGYCFVGYNALTRGLGKLEINLPGIASDLNGAWEVLAEAIQTVMRRYGIPKPYEQLKALTRGKEGITEQVLADFIRTLAIPDEAKDRLLKLRPSTYIGKAAELARRA, from the coding sequence ATGGAACTTTCTGCTCTGACCGCCCTGAGCCCTCTCGACGGCCGTTACGCCAGTCAGACCGACGTCCTCCGGAACATTTTTTCCGAATACGCCTTCATGCGCGCGCGCGTCCGCGTCGAAACCGAGTGGCTGATCGCTCTGTCCGAATTCGGCCTGCCCGAACTCAAAAACATCTCCGATCACGGCAAAGCCTTCCTGCGCGGCCTCGCTGTCAATTTCTCGCTCGAGGACTGCCAGGCAATCAAAGACATCGAAAAGACCACCAACCACGATGTGAAGGCCGTCGAATACTGGATTAAGCGGCAGGTGGCTCACGACGAGGAGCTCGCCCGCGCCTCCGAATTCGTGCACTTCGCCTGCACTTCGGAGGACATCAACAACACCAGCCATGCGATCATGCTCAAGGAAGGCCGCGCCGAGCTGGTGAGCTTCCTCAGGAAGATCCATGCGACGCTGGCGGACTTCGCCCATCAGTGGGCCGACGTCCCCATGCTGGCCCGCACCCACGGGCAGCACGCCTCGCCCACAACCGTCGGCAAGGAATTCTCCGTATTCGCCGTCCGGCTGCAGCGCATCATCGAGGCCATTGAAAACGTCAGGATTCTGGCCAAGATGAACGGAGCGGTAGGCAACTTCAACGCGCACCTGATCGCCTACCCGGAATACGACTGGGAGGGCTTCGCCAAAAAAGTGGTCGAAACCCGCCTGGGGCTGCACTTTGACACGCACACGACTCAGATTCAGCCGCACGACTACATGGCCGAGCTGTTTCAGGAAATCTCCCGTGCGAACACCCTCTTCATCGATCTGGACCGCGATGTCTGGGGCTATATTTCCCTCGGCTACTTCCACCAGAAGCTCAAGGCGGGCGAAGTCGGCTCCTCGACCATGCCGCACAAGGTGAACCCCATCGACTTCGAGAATTCCGAGGGCAATCTTGGCATGGCCAACGCCTTTTTGAACCACCTGGCCGGCAAGCTGCCTATTTCGCGCTGGCAGCGCGATCTCACCGACTCCACCGTTCTGCGCAACATGGGCGTGGCCTTCGGGTACTGCTTCGTCGGCTACAACGCCCTTACCAGAGGGCTTGGAAAACTCGAGATCAATCTGCCGGGAATCGCCTCGGATCTCAACGGCGCCTGGGAAGTCCTCGCGGAAGCCATTCAGACCGTTATGCGCCGCTACGGCATTCCGAAGCCCTATGAACAGCTCAAGGCTCTCACGCGGGGCAAGGAGGGCATCACGGAGCAGGTTCTGGCCGACTTCATCCGCACGCTGGCCATCCCGGACGAAGCCAAGGACAGGCTGCTGAAGCTGCGCCCGTCGACCTACATTGGGAAAGCCGCGGAACTCGCCCGGAGGGCGTAA
- the purE gene encoding 5-(carboxyamino)imidazole ribonucleotide mutase, translating to MDNSKQPVVGVLMGSASDWEVMSGACRILEQFGVPFEARVVSAHRMPDEMFAYAESARGRGIKCIIAGAGGAAHLPGMLAAKTTLPVLGVPCVSKYLRGQDSLYSIVQMPKGVPVATFAIGEAGAANAAIFAVRMLAASDPVLARKMTEFMASQNQAARNMSLPTGDFKEAC from the coding sequence ATGGACAACAGCAAACAACCCGTGGTTGGTGTTCTGATGGGATCGGCCTCCGACTGGGAGGTCATGAGCGGCGCCTGCCGGATCCTGGAGCAGTTCGGCGTTCCCTTTGAGGCGCGCGTCGTCTCCGCGCACCGCATGCCCGACGAAATGTTCGCCTATGCGGAGTCCGCGCGCGGCCGCGGCATCAAATGCATCATTGCCGGCGCCGGCGGAGCTGCGCACCTGCCCGGAATGCTGGCGGCCAAAACCACGCTGCCGGTTCTGGGCGTTCCCTGTGTCTCCAAGTATCTCAGAGGCCAGGATTCGCTCTACTCCATTGTCCAGATGCCGAAAGGCGTACCCGTGGCCACATTTGCCATCGGCGAGGCAGGGGCCGCCAACGCGGCGATCTTTGCTGTCCGGATGCTCGCGGCGAGCGATCCCGTGCTGGCCCGGAAAATGACGGAATTCATGGCCTCCCAGAACCAGGCCGCCCGGAACATGTCCCTTCCTACGGGCGACTTCAAGGAGGCATGCTGA